DNA sequence from the Chrysiogenia bacterium genome:
GGTAAATCTCGGCCAGAGGCTGGTGGCGAATGTTGCCTGCGCTGATGGGCAGGAAGCCGCTGGGGTAGACGTCGCCGGTGTGGGAGAGGAAGAACAGGCCGCTGGCATCATTGACGCCGCGCGCTGCGCGCCACATACCGCCGGGGAGCCCGACGATGCGCTTGTCGCTCTTGGCTTTCTGCTGGAGCAGGTGCCGCCGGAAATGCGGCGCTGCAGTGCTCTTGATATCGAATGCGGCACTGCCGGCGAGCTTGGCCATCTTGGCGAAGACTTCCTCGAATTCCTCGGCGCTGAGCTCGTCGTCGAATCCCGCGCGGCCCACGGGGACGACAAAGAAAACCGACCAGAGCGTTGCCCCCGAGGCGGCCACGCACTCGGCCATCTGATCGAACTGATGGACGTTGGAACGGCAGATGGAAGAGTTGATCTGCACTGGCAGGTTGTTTTCGTGCGCCGCCGAGATGGCATTCCAGGTGCAATTGAACGAACCCAGCACGCCGCGGAAGCGGTCGTGGCTGACCGCATCGGGGCCATCGAGGCTCACGGCCATGCGCTGGAGTCCCGCACGCGCCATGCGGGCGACCGACTCGCGGGTGAGCAGCGGGGTGGCCGAAGGCGTCATGGTCATCCGCAGCCCCAGGCGCGCGCCCTCTTCGATGTAGGCGAAAGCGTGGGGATTCTTGAGCGGGTCGCCGCCCGTGAGCACCACGAGCTGGGTGCCCATATCTTTGATCTGGCGGAGCGCCTCGAAACCCTCTTCCAGGCTGAGTTCGCCCTCGTCGCGCTCGGTGCAGGCCTCGGCCCGGCAGTGCTGGCAGGCCAAATTGCAGGCGCGCGTAAGCTCCCAGAGCACCAGAAAGGGGGTTTCGTCGAAAGACGGCATGCTGAAGGGTGGCTTGGTCACGGCAGGTTGCTCCTTCCCCGAGCCCCTGGAGGTGGGCCCGGACTGCCATTCCAAGTTACGGTGTGGGCCCAAAAGGGTATATGAGCTGTGTCATCCAGCCAGCCGTGGAACCTGCATATTCTGGGGTTGCGGGGCGGTTTGGAGCAAAAAACCGTCAATCCTGCCAGGATACAACACTATGTCTCCCTCCACGCCCATGCAGGCGCGCGTTTTCGATCTGCTGAGCACAGTCATCGACCCTGAGCTGGGGATCAATATTGTTGACCTCGGCCTCGTCCTCGATGTCCAGTGCAACGACGGAGAGGTGAGTGTCACGATCGGCATGACAAGTCTGACCTGTCCGGTCGGGCCCCAGATGCGCGACGAAATTGCCTACCGGCTCGAAACCCAGCCCTGGGTGCGCCGGGCGCACGTGAGCCTTGATCGTGACTTTCGCTGGACCCCTGATCGCTTGAGCGAATCGGCGCGGGCAGCGCTCGGTGCGCCAAAACCGGCAGAAACACAGCCGCATCAAACAACCGGGAGCGCTACCGGGCAT
Encoded proteins:
- a CDS encoding TIGR04053 family radical SAM/SPASM domain-containing protein, translating into MPSFDETPFLVLWELTRACNLACQHCRAEACTERDEGELSLEEGFEALRQIKDMGTQLVVLTGGDPLKNPHAFAYIEEGARLGLRMTMTPSATPLLTRESVARMARAGLQRMAVSLDGPDAVSHDRFRGVLGSFNCTWNAISAAHENNLPVQINSSICRSNVHQFDQMAECVAASGATLWSVFFVVPVGRAGFDDELSAEEFEEVFAKMAKLAGSAAFDIKSTAAPHFRRHLLQQKAKSDKRIVGLPGGMWRAARGVNDASGLFFLSHTGDVYPSGFLPISAGNIRHQPLAEIYRESELFRTLRDTDLLEGKCGRCEFKKVCGGSRARAYAFTGNYMAEEPCCSYQPREQA